The nucleotide window CAGGCAATGAGAGCAATAATCAATGACCGGAGATATGGTGCTCTAAAATCTCTTGGTGAGCGGAAGCAAGCTTTTAATGAGGTATCTCTCCTAGTAGGCATTTGATGATGATGCAGTTGATGGAAAATTTTCCCTTTCCAGTTGATGTTTTGGTTACATAACAAATATCTGGAATGGGTCAATTGCTGCTTCAATGTTTCAGCATACTGTACTTAAAAAAAGATAAGATCTATAGCTTAATATGTAAGTTCTGTGTTCTGTTCCAGTATCTAAGCCATAAGAAAAAACTGGAAGCTGAAGAGAGACGTATTAAACAGAAGAAAGCTCGGGAAGATTTCAGGATAATGTTAGAAGTAAGCGAAATGTTctttttatgattttcttttgTGAGTTTCTTCCATTTGATATATCTGAATGTGTAAGACACTTGGTATATTTCACTTATTTAAAAAACGATTTGATAATTTTCACAACAATTGCTGTTATTTTTCAATCTTCCACAGGAGTGCAAGGAGCTGGCACCATCTACAAGATGGAGGTTTGTCTTTCATTTGTAATGCTAAGTTGTATGCTGCTGGTTTTCTGTTCTTGATCATTGTTTGTATTTTTTGTGTACCTTGAATTTGCTCCATCATTTGTGCAAGTTCAGTTTGATCCACTAACTATCTGCTATTGGTTATTCAGTAAGGCAATCTCCATATTTGAACATGATGAACGTTTTAAAGCTGTTGAACGAGCAAAAGATCGTGAGGACCTTTTTGAAGATTATATGGAGGAACTTGAGAAAAAGGTGAATCTTCTTCCACATAGTTAGTAAAGGAAGGCACTTACAAGAAGTTTTGGATTGCCCTTGCGTCGATCAATTCTTCTCTGCTTGTATTTGTTAGAATCCAGCATTGGTTAAGTTGCAGGCTGTAATTTCCTTGTATGATCTTGGACAAGCCTCACTAATTGAGTTAGCCTTTCATGTTGAGTTAGGCACAAGCCACAAGGTCCATTTTCTTAAACATGGTATTAGAGGCAGATTTATTCTGATGCTAGACTATTCAATGTTAGCCCACCAAGGTTACTCAACACCCCAAAAGTGTCCAGTCTTGGGTGTGCAATTTATGTGTTAGAATCCCACATCGGTTCGGCTTATGGGTAGTAGTTTCCTTTATATGGTCTTGGACAATCTTAAACATGGTTTAAGAGGCAGACCTATCCTGATGCTAGACTATTCAATATTACCCACGTAGGTTACTCGATGCTCTGTCCAGTCTTGGGCATGTGATTAATGTGTTAGAATCCCTCATCAGTTAGGTGTATGGACTGTAGTTtccttatatggtcttggacAATTCTCCCCACCTTAGCTTTCAGAATTGAGTTAGGTTCTCGGTTCATTACCTTAACAATATTCATTCCATTCCCTCTGCAAAACGTCTTTTAATTTGTTACCCTTTTTTTTGGTATAAAGAGGGAAAAAATAAGTGTTTTtaaagtttcaacttaaaatctagTGTTCATTGAATAAATTTTAAATGGGTTCTCAAGGGGCGACAGCATTTTAAATTTGTTCACCAATGGATTCCAATTTAAACAGACTTTATTGGTATTTTGCACACACTTTCTTATCTTCACTCTTCCGTCTTTCCTGTATTGAGTGTAATTTTGCTTGAATCGAAACCATGAAACGCTTCTTTCTCCCTCCCTCTGCTGCTCCCTTTCGCCCCAAAAAATAGAAGAAGTGGTCTGCTTTAAAGAGAAATTTTATCTTATTACTTTGTACTGAACCATTTTTAGGAGCGTGCAAGGGCATTGGAGGAGCAGAAGCGCAACCGAGTGGagtatttagaatttttaaaatcCTGTGACTTTATTAAGGTATTTGTCCTAGTGGAATTAGCATCAGTTCCTATATTATGTTTTTCCATTTCCAGGAGGTAGAGctttcttttgttgctgacttctTTTGTTCAGGCCAGCAGCCAGTGGCGGAAAGTTCAGGACcgcttagaagatgatgaaagatGCTCTTGCCTTGAGAAAATTGACCGTTTGGAGATTTTCCAGGTAGTTCTTATTTTTCttacacaatttttttttaacatcTCATTTTTTAAGCACCAGGATTGAAGTTATGTTGcaacctttttttttcttgttctttttctgtACATTAGGAATATATACGTGATTTAGAGAGGGAAGAGGAGGAGCACAGGAAACTGCGGATGGTATATTGTTAATTGGACTCTGGGGTTTTCCATTAAGTTTACCTTTTGAGACTTCGTTTTATCTCTTTCTTACTGAACATATACCACGGATTCAAATAGGATGAAATGAGGAAAGCAGAACGTAAAAATCGTGATGAGTTCCGAAAACTGATGGAAGAGCATGTTGCTGCGGGAATACTTAATGCAAAAACTAACTGGCGTGATTATTGCATTAAGGTTATTAATTCTTTCTTACTTTCCCTGAGAGTGATTATattcattaatttcctttttgttttgtgttcTTTTTGAATTTCATAACCAAGaatttccttctttattttttgtgcTTTCAGGTCAAAGATTTACCTGCATATCTGGCTGTCTCATCAAATACCTCAGGGCCAAAAGCAAAAGACTTATTTCAAGATGTTTTTGATGAGCTGGAGAAACAGGTGAACATAGGTTGCTAATATCTCTCTAAGTAGTACATTGGCTCACAAATGTATTGGTGAAGTTTCTTATGGCGTGGGAGATATGTTTCATGTGAATTTCTGTGGATGATAGCATTTTGTTTTTTATTGTTGATTAGTATTACCAAATCATGCTTAGTTCGGCCTAATATCAAAGAGGAAAAGGAGGTACTGATGGAAATAATATTGTAGGATATGGAATTTAGAGGTTAGAGAAAAAGGACTATACTTTTGTGGCACAATTGCTATGTGAAAAGGTGTGCACACAGATTTTCTTTTTATAAGGTTTTCATATTCTTTCCACTAGACAAACACAGATTGAATTTACAAACTGAGTGTTCTGCAGAGATCATGGTGCCAAACAACCAAATTGATTTTTTAAAGCAAGCAAGGACTAAATTGGTGATATATCTGTCAACTACAGTTTGTAACGGGATTTATTAAATCAGCCGTTAGAAAATTTTCAATCTGAAGCATTTTAGTCAATTACCAGTTGAAGCCTGACATGCCTCCACGATCTTCTCTGTTTGCTCTTCTATCAGAGACAGAATCTCCGACAGATTCTACTAGTGCAAGCTTCATGATATAAACTTTGCTCTTTTCTTGAGAAGCATAAACTAGAGGGAAGGCTTTCTTAAAGAAAACATAAACTACAGCGTTACGTGTATTTTGGGTGATGCATTAATATTTAGTAGAAGGTTACTAGTACTTAGAGTGATCCATTGATATTTAGTTGTCATTTCTGATGATATGATCACCTGAATGATGCACCTTAGCACATCTTTGGATGGCACTCTAGCTTAGCATTACAAGTAGTTGCATACTGGAAGAACTGCAAGTTCTTGTACAATGTTTCAACAACTCTCTCCTCCACCCTATTGTATGGAAACGTTATCTTGTTACGCAAGCGCACCTGTAGGTGCATAGTGTCTGTTGGGAGAAATTTTGCTTTTGAAATATCATTGTAAATGGGCCTTAGTTACTGAAAATATGTTTGACTAGCATGCGTGTCAAAAAGAAATGTCATTGTGAATGGGTTAGAATAATTGCTTTAACAAAAGGAATCTTACAAAGAAACAGTATCAGCTTGATACTGTTTTTTCTAATAAAATCTTACCtcatcaaaaaagaaaatttctttaacaaaaggaGGCCTTACTTAAAGAAGATATGTTCGGCTAGCATGCTTGTCAAAGTCTGTCATTTGTTCATTGGGAGGATAATTGCTGTATTTTGGATTATCTGAAGAACCTTGAAAAGTTGATTTCAATAGCAGTTTTTGAAGTCCTCAAGTCCCtagaaattttgggaagttcTTTTTATGCAATTCCCAACACAGAAGAATCTTTGCAGGAAAAAGGGTTTAGGATCTTACATACTTCCCAAAATGCTTATTAGAtacaagtttaaaaaaaaaatttgatatATCAAAAGACAACGGCTGGGTGTGGATAAGAAAGGAGTATACATGTGAGAAGACTTGCTTTCTATAAGGCGATGTTAACTGTCAAACATCAATTGTAATCCAAAGGTTATGGAATTATTAAGCTATCATATAGCCAAATTGTATAACATTTACACTTCTAAAGAGATGAAGAATGCGTTATATTGGTAACATCTAGGGTCAAAGCATTATGAATTCATGAGAGGCAGTTACCAATCTTAAACTCCttatcaaagaaaaagaaaaccatTGGTAAAGAAATGGAAGGAGAATTTGGACTAGAGTTATTCTCTCGGAAATGATTAGATGTTTCATTTCCTATTCTATAAGACGCAATAGGGGAAAAAAAAAGGTTAACCTGCTAGATGAATTTTATGTCTCACATGATTATTGCTTTTTACTTTGCATTCACTCATTTGTATGGAGGCCATATTTCCTTGGGATTTGGAGGTAACCAATAACTACTTCCCACTAGAGAAATTTCACTTAGAAACCAAGTTCCTAAACTCAAGCCTCTTTTGGCCTTTGGCTAGACACTTCTACTAACTAAAAGatatattcttttattttctgcCCCTTCCTAAAAGAATTCAAGTTAATGATCAGATTTATCCGTATTTATCTCTTTGCTTGATGAAAGAGGTCCATGCTGGTATCCTCAGCATAATAATGATCATGTTCCCACTCTCCTTCAATgattgaattttgtcataatttcTTAGATGCGCCTTCGAAATATAGTCAGATGTTGacatccttttttttcttttgagataAAGATGCCGACTTCTATGCTTAAAGTTTGTATTACTGTTAACGTACAGAACTGATTCTTGTTAACAGAGATACGGTTCAATAATTTTTGCTTTTATCCAAACTGTGGTGCTTGATTTTGCCTTCAAATTCAACCTGATCAATGCAATCAAGTCAACTGCGTTGTGGTATTTCAGATGTCCTAACAAATGGAGAAATGATGTATTCATGACAAAAATTTCATGCCATCATCCTGCTTGTTATTTATAGACTTAATGGTAACTCAAATGCATGGACAAGGCTCCATATAATATCCTATTTTGGTTATCTTGCTGCAGTATCTTGATGACAAGTCACGCATTAGAGATGCAATTAGGATGGCTGAGGTAACCATTACCCTTCATATTTAACCACTGCGGTGCTTTGGCTAGTACCTAATATTTTTGCTGAGCCTCTGTTTTCAGATAGGACTGACATCAACCTGGACGcttgaagattttaaggttgcaATTTCAAAGGATATTAGCTCTCCACCAATATCAGATACCAACTTAAAGGTCTAATTATGGCTAAGACACTGTATATTCTGTTCCACATCGAACTTTTGTTAGAATTGAGTTTTAAGTGAAACTAAAGAGCGCTCTTTCACTATATAAATCTGTATATATTTGTCTCCTTTTTGTGTTTGGTGAGGTGCTGAGTAAGTTGATTGGACTGAGTGGTAAGGCGTAAGGGGTACTTCCATGTTATGTTTCATTGGAAGCTGGTCACTTTATGAAAGCTAAATTGGCAACTCCTAGGTCGTCAGTCAGCTGGGCTTAGTGTCATTTTTCATTAGTATCAGCCACAAGCCCACAACTTATACCGTATAAAATTTTGCATCTTTTGATAATGGAGTTAAAAGAAGACTTGTGCGTCGGTTAACAAGTAAACCTGAAACCTTCTAGCAAAAAGGCGAGGACCACGTTGATCCAACATTTGGTGTTAGTTTCTGCTTTTACTGAAGGCTATTTCCTGAAAAGAGCTGCAGAAGAGTGGGTCATTGGAATTGCTAGTTTTAATGTCATCCGCTAATGCTGGAAGGTTTTTGCTTCTATTGTCGTGCGACCATTCCCATAGTTACTTTATTTCTTTCCTGGACAGCGGTGCTTAATATTACACCTACAGCACATATCTCAAGTTGCTTAATGCAAAGCAGTTTGCCTTGTTTCTGTTTTTTATGGTTAGATGTACATTAAGTAATAGCTATAGAGGGTTAGAGTTTTACTCTACAAATTTGGTGAAACAACATAACTGGATGAtatcaaaattattttgtatttttgtaatgGGGATATTCTCATTCTTCAAATATCATTTGGGTGTTGGAAATTCTTTATGTTCATGGTTTAAACCTATAATCTATGTACTCGGGAATTGCAAGGTATCTTATCGAGGACTTATGCTTAGACagttggttggcttcttgtatgCTTACGGTAAACTTTTAACATTTCAAAACCTTTGTAAGGTACTTTGTTAAAAAATAGCCATATTATATGAGGGATTACTCCAAAAAGATGATAATAGTACTTTTAAAGAACTTATCCCCCTTGCCTTTCCAAATGGAGGAATAAGAAGTCATACACGGACTATGTTGCATCTTCTGCCATGCTTCCTTTCAAAACTTTCTGCTCTATGCTTTTGGACATGCCGAGTCATTGAGTATTGAAGTTGCTTGTTTCATCCAAACAGTTTGTCTTTGAAGAGTTACTGGAAAGGGCCagggagagagaagaaaaagaagctaAAAGACGTAAACGTCTAGCAGATGAATTCTATGAACTTCTGCATACATCAAAGGTATAGTAAACAGTTTATAATCTCTCACATTGCAACGATCCCATGACGTTTTCCTTAAAACAGTATATCTATTTTGCTCTGATTGCAGGAAATTACTGCATCATCAAAATGGGAGGATTGCAAATCCATCTTCGGAGATAGGCACGGAGCTACTTTGGCTTTTATTGATCTGGAATTAGTAATCATTACTGCAAGGATCATATCTTTGGAAACTCtgataattgatattattttcaaaaactaaCTCCAATATTCTAATCCCATTAATTCACATACTTCTAAAAAATAACTTAGAATAGTCAATATGATGAATAATATGTTGCTTATGTTCCTCAACGTTTAAGTTGGCTATGTCTTTTATAGTATAGCGTGAATTACCATTTCACGAAATCACTTTTAATTACTTGTCGCTCAAAGGAAATGGGTTGATATCAATTATTAGTTGTTTCAACACCGAGAGTTTAATACCTAGCAGTTACTAGTTTTTTCATTTCTGATATTTGTGGATTGTTTCTAGATCCCAATGAAGTAATTATTATGATCTCTACTTTTAACTTGTCTATCCTCTTTTGCTGTAACAAAATGCTTTTGATATTTAATAGTCTTCTTTACTCATACTCTCACATTCTCATTATGTCGTAACATTGAATGGATTATTTTTGCTGTTATTATTTTACAGAATAATGGGCGAAGAGAGCTTTCttctggaaatatttgacaaatTCATTAGTGAActaaaagaaaaggcaaaagagAAGGAGCGGAAGCGGCAAGAGGATAAGGTACTTGACTTACTACAAACCCTTATTCTCCTCTCGCTTTCGTATTTTGGGTTATAGATGTGGTATGGATGTGATATTGGTTGATATGGATTGTCTTCTATTTTCTTTCTGAAAATTTTAGATTCACCCTTATTGAACCATAAGATTCTAAGGAGTTCTCTTTAAACCTATGTGTCTTGGACTCATATGTGGGTATCCGGTACGGGTGGGGATCTAGAGGTCAGATTCTGCATTACATAAATATTTGGATTTGGGGGTATTCCGAGTGCGGATACGGGTGCTGAGATACAACAAATAAATGTATATTGCGACATAAAAAGGATATATTCGGTTAATTTAAGTTATTGAactgaaacaaataaaaaattactTCTTTATAAACGCCTAATATTTTATTTGTAAGATATTGCGTGTAATAGCAAAGGATTCTCATACTCTATGTATACGACATAAACCCAAAAATTAGGCCTATTAACAAATCAGTATATACATCTTGGTCATAGATGTAGTCAAAGCATCCAAGGTAAGCTGACTAGCGTTGAATTATGGCTCTGCAGGcaagaaaagagaaggaaaggaaagatagagaaaagaagaaggaaaagcaTAGAAGGGATAAAGACAGAGGGGATAAAAGCAGAAAAGAGAGGGAAAGAACCAAGAAAGATGGCACAGACAGCGAGAAGGCTGATACATACAGTTTCGAGGAGATCAAAAGGTTAGGAAGTGACAGAGATAAGAAACACCGCAAGCGGCATATGAGTTCCTTTGatgacaatgaaaatgagaaAGATCATTCAAGAAATTCTTACAGACATGATAATGATCATAAGAAGTCAAAACAGGTCTGAtatcatctttgaaaatatctGAAGATTAGGGAGAAACTTTCTAATGCATAGAGCTTTGATGTAATAGGTCGACCAGCACGTGTGGAGTTCTGAAGTTAATTCTGAGGGCCAGCATAAGAAACAAAAGCGAGATCATCGGAGTGGTTCTCTTAGGGATGGTGACAATGAGGATCATAAAGATGGGGAATTTGGTGAGGATGGAGAAGTTCGGTAGCTTTTTTGCTCTCAAAATGACCTTTTATATGTTCATTTTGTTGTGTAAATATAAAGTAGCAATGATATATTGTCCCCTCCCCCACcttcccaaaaaagaaaaaggaaaaaggactTGATGATAATGTTATTTGGCAATTGATTGTAGTTGCAGCAAAGTCAATTCTTGTTTTGGTTTAGATATTTTACAAGCAGATGTTCTGGTGGCATTATTTAGCTCAGGAATATAATTTGGAAGGTGCTGATTCATGCATCAACTTCTTTTATCCTTTGACCAGTCCAAAAACTTATATGCAGTGAAGCAACAGAAGTTAGTTATATGCCATGGACATTGACAAACAAATGAATTTTTAGAAAGCTCGGACCTCGTTAACTTCAATTTTAATGCCCTATGTTTTTCTTTTATGCTTTTCTTAGTTGAAAGTTCAGGCGTGACATATAATGGCTGAGCAAGACGAGTGCATCTGACTTGGGGGGTGCAATTCTGGTATGGTAGGTGCACTTGCAGTTTCTTCCATTCTAGCTTAGACGTAGGTAATTTCCATATTGAAGGCCAGAGGAGTTGTTCTTCAGGTCCTTCACTTCAGAGATGTCTTATTTATAATATGGCTGATATTGGAGCGGTGGGACCAATTATCCAGGGAAGGAGTCATCGCAGTGAACTACAGCAAATAGAATTTCTGATTTGCATCCGTGGTTAggttttattttcatttatttgGTTTGTTGGGGGAAATTACCAGTTATGTCCGTCCATAAGTAAATTAATACATATTATAgcaaattcataaaatattactaatattagttaAATTCTATCAAtgttagccaattagctatttgcaACCAAAAAAGGttaaatattttactttcttttgagtAGGTGTTCTTGGAATAGGAGTTTGAATcttagttttgggatgatttagtGGACTGTTAAGGTGGTTTGAATTtaaaattcgaagtagaagaacatggaaaaagatgaatgtgtatcatttgtgtagtATCTATCATGTGTATCAAATGTATATCTATGTGTACGTATGTGTGGATACACGTGTGATATATATTTGATACATATATTGCTGACGAATTTTTAAACTCGATTTTAACTGAGTTTTGATGTCAAATCAGCCCAAATCATCTCCAATCTTGCTCAATTTTTATTTATTGCCTCATCTGTATGTTTCAACTAATTCAACCTATGcccattgaattttttttttttgcctaattttttaaatattgtgTATCACTGGTAGTGAATTTTGACTCCAAAGTAGTCTAATTCACCTTCAAAATtgtcaaattttgtatattgtctTATCTATGTATTTTCAATGAATCGTACAATGCACATTAAGAATTTTTTTTGCCTATGTTCTTTTAATATTGTATATCATTGGTAATtgtattttttggctatttttggtAGTATAACGAAATTTTGGTAAATATTGTCTTTTTTCGGTACGTTCCCGTAagatttcctttttattttgataaggtaaataatATTATTAGCAATGGAAATATTCCTGTATACAAGaggtataccaaaaagtagagtGTCTACAACAAAACATTCTCTacagaacacccaatcatctatACAAATATGAATTTTAAGGGTGcatcagaaagcaatcaaagacATAAAGCTACTCCTTAAATGAACAAAATCATTCTCAATCCCTTCAAAAGttctcttatttttctctttctacACGACTTACATAAGAGCTAACGGAACAATTTTCCTTGGCTTTTGTCTTTTCGCCCTACATCTACCATCCTAACTGTGCTTGCCATCACCCATTGAATGCCAAAGAAATTCAAAACACCCTCCACAAACTCGATGCCACTTTGCGATGCACCAATGGATGATCAACTTTTTCACCTGAACATTTATACATATAACACCAATTGACATGACTACTGTTTTTCTTCCTCAGATTTTCGCTTGTTAGAATCACTCCCCTTGCTGCCAACCACGCGAAAAAGCACACTTTCCTAGGTATCCAAATCAAAGAATATGGAAAGTGTGCCTTTACTATGGAAGAAAGATTTGACTGCGAACAAACCGTTACTCCTCAACGCCCATCTCCATGAGTCAGTGTTGAAGTATGGCCTGCTTTGCCTGTAGAGTAATTCCAACAACCTTTGAAACTCACCCACCTTCCAATCTTGCATGTTTATCCTAAACGTGAGGTCCCAAAGTACTTCTCCCTCATGCTCCATGTAAAATTGAGAGGACTATCAAATTCTTTTGATTCAGAACTCTGTGCACATTAGGGAATAAAATCCTCAAAGATTTCTCACAACACCACTTGTGATTCCAAAAGCTAATTCTTCTCCTATCGCCAACCCTAAAGCTAATATGACCACTGAAATTTTCCACCCCTTCATTATTCTCCTCCACTGCACCCAAATGGAATTGTGATGGCTTTAGTCCTCCATCCCCCTTCCATTGAATTATACTTCTCTACTACTTCCCTCCATCATGCGTGCTCCTCCAAACATAATCTCCATAGTCACTTCCTCAACAAAGCTCTGTTGATACTCTTAAGATCTTTCACCCCAATCCACCCTTTTTTTTGGCATTGTAACAACTTCCCAATTCACCGAGTGGATCTTTTTGGTGTCATCCGCCGTATCTCGTAAGAATTTCCCTGAAGCCTTTCCAATTTTTCCATGACTCTTACTAGTGCTTGCATCAACGGTAAATAGTAAGAAGAGGGATAAAGTGCTCTTAATGAGTACTTCTTTTTCACCCTACTTTTGCCATGCTAGCCTTCTTTTAACCCTACTTATAACATGATTCCATATTACAATATCCTTGTGCGAAGCACCCACATGCAAACCTAAGTAGGTGGTAGGTAAAGACCCTACCTTATAATTGAACACTTGTGCTTACTCATTGATGTTAGCTACCTAGCCCGCTGGTAAAATCTAACACTTACTGTGGATGATTTTGGACCCTGACACAATTTGGAACCACACCAACACCTGCTTCAAGAAAGACAGCTCATGCATATATGAATCAGAAAAAACTAATGTGTCATTGGCAAAGACCAAGTGTGTAACTCTTACACTACATTTCTCCCCGATCAATGCCGTGaagcctctcaaaatcctccacCTACCGCCCTATCCATCATCTTACTCAGAGCTTCCATCACAAGAATCTAAAACATGGCGGATAATAGGTCCTCTTGATTGAGACTTCTCGAACTACAAAAAGCCAAAGGGGCTACCATTAAGAAGAACATAGAATCTAATAGTGGAAATACAACTCTAATCCATCTCCTCCATCTTTCCCCAAAT belongs to Nicotiana tabacum cultivar K326 chromosome 6, ASM71507v2, whole genome shotgun sequence and includes:
- the LOC107800638 gene encoding pre-mRNA-processing protein 40A isoform X5 gives rise to the protein MSLQQFQPMLPPQQAQPYVSGPSQQFQPLGHTNVAMPPQPSQIQFPQSMQQVAGRPVVGGHSMPQGPPTPHDFQRNRPVTPVQAPFQPNLPMSNNHMPGAGGPTLPLSSSYNQVNADSSSSHYQMQIHDHSFPSGGQPWMSTSNHNVNSVTNMQKTGELAAHLAVPEAVYGVDSVETALSDWIEHTSRNGKKYYYNRRTRISSWEKPLELMTEMERADASTDWREFTSPQGKKYYYNKVTRKSKWKMPDEVKLARQSMKVDLVKGLGKERDSISHASDFGSISGVKTSPLSANGSPVSAQGAMSSPIAVAPVSNLPTIVASESSSLSGNISSLTIGAVEMQNSLEPASPAVATSEKNGTAVTLENSVATPVTSSEFPSAQDSVVYEDGVSLENTEEVKKDATVSETGSATPSEEKTVEPGPLVYESKAEAKSAFKILLESANIGSDWTWDQAMRAIINDRRYGALKSLGERKQAFNEYLSHKKKLEAEERRIKQKKAREDFRIMLEECKELAPSTRWSKAISIFEHDERFKAVERAKDREDLFEDYMEELEKKERARALEEQKRNRVEYLEFLKSCDFIKASSQWRKVQDRLEDDERCSCLEKIDRLEIFQEYIRDLEREEEEHRKLRMDEMRKAERKNRDEFRKLMEEHVAAGILNAKTNWRDYCIKVKDLPAYLAVSSNTSGPKAKDLFQDVFDELEKQYLDDKSRIRDAIRMAEIGLTSTWTLEDFKVAISKDISSPPISDTNLKFVFEELLERAREREEKEAKRRKRLADEFYELLHTSKEITASSKWEDCKSIFGDRIMGEESFLLEIFDKFISELKEKAKEKERKRQEDKARKEKERKDREKKKEKHRRDKDRGDKSRKERERTKKDGTDSEKADTYSFEEIKRLGSDRDKKHRKRHMSSFDDNENEKDHSRNSYRHDNDHKKSKQVDQHVWSSEVNSEGQHKKQKRDHRSGSLRDGDNEDHKDGEFGEDGEVR
- the LOC107800638 gene encoding pre-mRNA-processing protein 40A isoform X6; translation: MSLQFQPMLPPQQAQPYVSGPSQQFQPLGHTNVAMPPQPSQIQFPQSMQQVAGRPVVGGHSMPQGPPTPHDFQRNRPVTPVQAPFQPNLPMSNNHMPGAGGPTLPLSSSYNQVNADSSSSHYQMQIHDHSFPSGGQPWMSTSNHNVNSVTNMQKTGELAAHLAVPEAVYGVDSVETALSDWIEHTSRNGKKYYYNRRTRISSWEKPLELMTEMERADASTDWREFTSPQGKKYYYNKVTRKSKWKMPDEVKLARQSMKVDLVKGLGKERDSISHASDFGSISGVKTSPLSANGSPVSAQGAMSSPIAVAPVSNLPTIVASESSSLSGNISSLTIGAVEMQNSLEPASPAVATSEKNGTAVTLENSVATPVTSSEFPSAQDSVVYEDGVSLENTEEVKKDATVSETGSATPSEEKTVEPGPLVYESKAEAKSAFKILLESANIGSDWTWDQAMRAIINDRRYGALKSLGERKQAFNEYLSHKKKLEAEERRIKQKKAREDFRIMLEECKELAPSTRWSKAISIFEHDERFKAVERAKDREDLFEDYMEELEKKERARALEEQKRNRVEYLEFLKSCDFIKASSQWRKVQDRLEDDERCSCLEKIDRLEIFQEYIRDLEREEEEHRKLRMDEMRKAERKNRDEFRKLMEEHVAAGILNAKTNWRDYCIKVKDLPAYLAVSSNTSGPKAKDLFQDVFDELEKQYLDDKSRIRDAIRMAEIGLTSTWTLEDFKVAISKDISSPPISDTNLKFVFEELLERAREREEKEAKRRKRLADEFYELLHTSKEITASSKWEDCKSIFGDRIMGEESFLLEIFDKFISELKEKAKEKERKRQEDKARKEKERKDREKKKEKHRRDKDRGDKSRKERERTKKDGTDSEKADTYSFEEIKRLGSDRDKKHRKRHMSSFDDNENEKDHSRNSYRHDNDHKKSKQVDQHVWSSEVNSEGQHKKQKRDHRSGSLRDGDNEDHKDGEFGEDGEVR